The Microlunatus antarcticus genome window below encodes:
- a CDS encoding VOC family protein codes for MIDHLGIQVADVDAAATFYTTALAAVGLREAVRIPVPPSSVVGMVSSAGGQPDFWLSQGAPAETREIHVAFVAPDRDAVDAVHAAAVGAGYEVLHAPREWPEYHPGYYAVFLRDLDGHNVEVVVHR; via the coding sequence ATGATCGATCATCTCGGGATCCAGGTGGCCGACGTCGACGCCGCCGCGACCTTCTACACCACCGCGCTCGCCGCGGTGGGGCTGCGCGAGGCCGTCCGGATCCCGGTCCCGCCCTCGTCGGTGGTCGGGATGGTGTCGTCGGCCGGCGGGCAGCCGGACTTCTGGCTCTCCCAGGGAGCTCCGGCCGAGACGCGGGAGATCCATGTCGCGTTCGTGGCGCCCGACCGGGACGCCGTCGACGCGGTCCACGCCGCGGCGGTCGGGGCGGGCTACGAGGTCCTGCACGCGCCCCGGGAGTGGCCGGAGTACCACCCGGGCTACTACGCCGTGTTCCTGCGCGACCTCGACGGGCACAACGTCGAGGTCGTCGTCCACCGCTGA
- the lpdA gene encoding dihydrolipoyl dehydrogenase produces the protein MSDHYDVVVLGAGPGGYVAAVRAAQLGLSAAIIELKYWGGVCNNVGCIPTKALLRNAEIAHLFTHEAKTFGIGGDVTFDFGVAFKRSRTVADRMAKGVHFLMKKNKVTEIDGWATFVDDHTFDVALNKGGNQTVTFDNVIIAAGATTRLLPGTSLSERVVTYEEQILTEELPGSIIIAGSGAIGTEFAYVLANYGVDVTIVEFLDRMVPLEDPEISAELQKAYKKLGVKVLTSTKVEGIDDSGDKVKVSVSPAKGGDTQILEADKVMQAIGFAPRTEGYGLDKIGVHLGARGAIEIDDSMRTNLPHVYAIGDVTGKLLLAHTAEAQAVVAAETIAGAETMAINYDMIPRATYCQPQIGSFGYTEAQAKDKGYDVKVAKFPFTANGKAHGLGEATGFVKLVADAKYGEILGLHMIGPDVTELLPEFTLAQLWDLTAEEVARNVHAHPTLSEALKEVAHGIEGHMINL, from the coding sequence ATGAGCGATCACTACGACGTCGTCGTGCTGGGCGCCGGACCGGGTGGCTACGTCGCCGCCGTCCGCGCCGCACAGCTGGGTCTGTCCGCGGCCATCATCGAGCTGAAGTACTGGGGCGGCGTCTGCAACAACGTCGGCTGCATCCCCACCAAGGCCCTGCTGCGCAACGCCGAGATCGCCCACCTCTTCACCCACGAGGCGAAGACCTTCGGCATCGGCGGCGACGTCACGTTCGACTTCGGCGTCGCGTTCAAGCGCAGCCGGACCGTGGCCGACCGAATGGCCAAGGGCGTGCACTTCCTCATGAAGAAGAACAAGGTCACCGAGATCGACGGGTGGGCCACGTTCGTCGACGACCACACCTTCGACGTCGCGCTGAACAAGGGCGGCAACCAGACCGTCACCTTCGACAACGTCATCATCGCGGCCGGTGCGACCACGCGCCTGCTGCCGGGCACCTCGCTCAGCGAGCGCGTCGTGACGTACGAGGAGCAGATCCTCACCGAGGAGCTGCCCGGCTCGATCATCATCGCCGGGTCGGGCGCGATCGGGACCGAGTTCGCGTACGTGCTGGCCAACTACGGCGTCGACGTCACGATCGTCGAGTTCCTGGACCGGATGGTGCCGCTGGAGGACCCGGAGATCTCCGCCGAGCTGCAGAAGGCGTACAAGAAGCTCGGCGTGAAGGTGCTGACCAGCACCAAGGTCGAGGGCATCGACGACTCGGGCGACAAGGTCAAGGTGAGCGTCTCCCCGGCGAAGGGCGGCGACACCCAGATCCTCGAGGCCGACAAGGTCATGCAGGCCATCGGCTTCGCGCCGCGGACCGAGGGCTACGGCCTCGACAAGATCGGTGTGCACCTCGGCGCGCGCGGGGCGATCGAGATCGACGACTCCATGCGGACGAACCTCCCGCACGTGTACGCCATCGGCGACGTCACCGGCAAGCTCCTGCTCGCCCACACCGCCGAGGCCCAGGCCGTCGTGGCGGCGGAGACGATCGCCGGCGCCGAGACCATGGCGATCAACTACGACATGATCCCGCGGGCGACCTACTGCCAGCCGCAGATCGGCTCCTTCGGCTACACCGAGGCGCAGGCCAAGGACAAGGGCTACGACGTCAAGGTCGCCAAGTTCCCGTTCACCGCGAACGGCAAGGCGCACGGCCTCGGCGAGGCCACCGGCTTCGTCAAGCTCGTCGCCGACGCCAAGTACGGCGAGATCCTCGGCCTGCACATGATCGGCCCGGACGTCACCGAGCTGCTGCCCGAGTTCACCCTCGCCCAGCTCTGGGACCTCACGGCCGAAGAGGTCGCCCGCAACGTGCACGCCCACCCGACGCTGTCCGAGGCCCTCAAGGAGGTCGCGCACGGCATCGAGGGGCACATGATCAACCTGTAG
- a CDS encoding helix-turn-helix transcriptional regulator, with the protein MPTPAPPLVGRTHELEELAMRAGVVEPAGHGSVLLGGDAGIGKSRLLGALAERARAYGWDVAVGHCLDLGGSPVPYLPFTELAGRLAAVHPEPVAELTARHPSLRRLVASGAGASSTEPAERGLFFEAVHATLSTLATEQPLLVVVEDLHWADQSTYDLLTFLLTRGSGDRVGLVCSYRSDDLHRRHPLRPLLAAWNRLAGVNRLELGPLPDDDVRALVGSLRSEPTTAAELQDVVERAEGNAFFAEELVAAIGTSDTPRDLADLMLLRVDQLDPDARLVARALAVGGHGLPDALLGEVTGLQPDRFEVAVRSALDRNVLLSDRDGYGFRHSMLGEAIEADLLPGERARLHDAFTAALAGRTDRGASADLARHALAAGRLPEAFAASVRAGDEAAAAGGPDEAARHYARALDLVSAGRVQLADVDPPVELVGLVERAVSATAAAGMARRAEGLAATELARLPADAAPADRARLLIALVEAAEVYETTSDLVGLAGEAERLVPAEPPTALRARTVTALASALVLSGRLDAAVGWAEEGLAMPPELRPGETTVKLRTVVARVTERRGDSAGSERILGELAEALHAADDPAEVRIRHQLGGVLLEEGRLTESLGSYRRAAELSTRLGLPFAPYGAEARVYAGLVCYQLGRWDDALALARDAVDQAPSLPAAALAAVELLVRAGRGDRAGWAAVLERTRPEWTAEGMVAMQSAAAAIDLHGDAGDLDGALAVHDAVVVTMTSLWGSPAFQGRIRLTGLLLGQLAPQLAGLDPDRRSALLSLAERLAAEAEGWTEAGRHRVPGSEGQAWLHRVRAEHLRLRWLASQPTDADELRSAWAGSVAGFAAYGHVFETARSQARLAVALRATGHEADATAAASASLEVARALGARPLLDEVRPLVGRGDASGAGGDVLTPREAEVLALVAEGGSNRDVGQRLFISTKTASVHVSNILAKLGARSRTEAVSIARRRGLLD; encoded by the coding sequence GTGCCCACCCCCGCCCCGCCGCTTGTCGGGCGTACCCACGAGCTCGAGGAGCTGGCCATGCGGGCGGGCGTCGTCGAGCCGGCCGGCCACGGCTCCGTGCTCCTGGGCGGCGACGCCGGCATCGGCAAGTCCCGCCTGCTGGGCGCCCTCGCGGAACGGGCCCGGGCGTACGGCTGGGACGTGGCGGTCGGGCACTGCCTCGACCTCGGCGGCAGCCCCGTGCCCTACCTCCCGTTCACCGAGCTGGCCGGTCGCCTCGCCGCTGTCCACCCGGAGCCCGTCGCCGAGCTCACGGCCCGGCACCCGTCGCTGCGGCGGCTCGTGGCCTCGGGGGCGGGAGCGTCCTCGACCGAGCCGGCCGAGCGGGGGCTGTTCTTCGAGGCCGTGCACGCGACCCTGTCGACGCTGGCCACGGAGCAGCCGCTCCTCGTGGTGGTCGAGGACCTGCACTGGGCCGACCAGTCCACGTACGACCTGCTCACGTTCCTGCTCACGCGCGGCTCCGGTGACCGGGTCGGGCTGGTCTGCTCCTACCGCAGCGACGACCTGCACCGCCGGCACCCGCTGCGCCCGCTGCTCGCGGCCTGGAACCGGCTGGCCGGCGTGAACCGCCTCGAGCTCGGGCCGTTGCCGGACGACGACGTCCGCGCCCTGGTCGGCTCCCTGCGCTCCGAGCCGACCACCGCCGCCGAGCTCCAGGACGTGGTCGAGCGGGCGGAGGGGAACGCGTTCTTCGCCGAAGAGCTGGTGGCCGCCATCGGCACCTCGGACACGCCGCGGGACCTGGCCGACCTGATGCTGCTGCGGGTCGACCAGCTCGACCCCGACGCCCGGCTCGTGGCCCGCGCCCTGGCCGTGGGCGGTCACGGGCTCCCCGACGCCCTGCTCGGCGAGGTCACGGGGCTCCAGCCCGATCGCTTCGAGGTGGCCGTGCGGTCGGCCCTGGACCGCAACGTCCTCCTCAGCGACCGCGACGGCTACGGCTTCCGGCACTCGATGCTGGGCGAGGCGATCGAGGCCGATCTCCTGCCCGGCGAGCGGGCCCGGCTGCACGACGCGTTCACGGCGGCCCTCGCCGGTCGGACGGACCGCGGCGCCTCCGCCGACCTCGCTCGGCACGCGCTCGCCGCCGGACGGCTGCCCGAGGCCTTCGCCGCCAGCGTGCGCGCCGGTGACGAGGCCGCGGCGGCGGGTGGTCCGGACGAGGCCGCGCGCCACTACGCCCGGGCCCTCGACCTCGTCTCGGCCGGCCGCGTGCAGCTCGCCGACGTCGACCCGCCGGTCGAGCTCGTCGGGCTCGTCGAGCGCGCGGTCTCCGCCACCGCAGCCGCGGGGATGGCGCGCCGGGCGGAGGGGCTGGCGGCGACCGAGCTCGCGCGGCTGCCGGCCGACGCCGCGCCCGCGGACCGGGCCCGCCTGCTGATCGCCCTCGTCGAGGCCGCCGAGGTGTACGAGACGACGTCGGACCTGGTCGGCCTGGCGGGTGAGGCCGAGCGTCTGGTGCCGGCCGAGCCTCCGACCGCGCTGCGGGCCCGGACGGTCACGGCGCTCGCGTCGGCGCTGGTGCTGTCGGGGCGGCTCGACGCGGCGGTCGGCTGGGCCGAGGAAGGACTGGCGATGCCGCCCGAGCTCCGGCCGGGGGAGACGACGGTCAAGCTGCGGACGGTGGTGGCCCGGGTCACCGAGCGGCGCGGGGACAGCGCGGGGTCCGAGCGCATCCTCGGCGAGCTCGCCGAGGCGCTGCACGCGGCCGACGACCCGGCCGAGGTGCGCATCCGCCACCAGCTCGGCGGGGTCCTGCTCGAGGAGGGCCGGCTGACCGAGTCGCTCGGGTCGTACCGGCGCGCCGCCGAGCTGAGCACCCGGCTGGGGCTGCCGTTCGCCCCCTACGGCGCCGAGGCGCGGGTGTACGCGGGCCTCGTCTGCTACCAGCTCGGCCGCTGGGACGACGCGCTCGCCCTGGCCCGGGACGCCGTCGACCAGGCGCCGTCGTTGCCCGCTGCCGCGCTGGCCGCGGTCGAGCTCCTCGTCCGGGCCGGACGGGGGGACCGTGCGGGCTGGGCGGCCGTGCTCGAACGGACCCGTCCCGAGTGGACGGCCGAGGGGATGGTCGCGATGCAGAGCGCCGCGGCCGCCATCGACCTCCACGGGGACGCCGGCGACCTCGACGGGGCGCTCGCGGTCCACGACGCCGTCGTCGTGACGATGACCTCTCTGTGGGGGTCGCCGGCCTTCCAGGGCCGGATCAGGCTGACCGGGCTGCTGCTCGGTCAGCTCGCGCCCCAGCTCGCCGGCCTCGACCCGGACCGGCGCTCGGCGCTGCTGTCGCTGGCCGAACGACTCGCCGCCGAGGCCGAAGGGTGGACCGAAGCCGGTCGGCACCGGGTGCCGGGCTCGGAGGGTCAGGCGTGGCTGCACCGGGTCCGCGCGGAGCACCTGCGGCTGCGCTGGCTGGCCTCGCAGCCGACCGACGCCGACGAGCTCCGCTCCGCCTGGGCCGGCAGCGTGGCCGGCTTCGCGGCGTACGGGCACGTCTTCGAGACGGCACGGTCGCAGGCGCGGCTCGCCGTCGCGCTCCGGGCGACCGGTCACGAGGCCGACGCCACGGCGGCCGCGTCGGCCTCCCTGGAGGTGGCCCGCGCCCTCGGGGCCCGACCGTTGCTGGACGAGGTCCGACCGCTCGTCGGTCGCGGGGACGCGTCCGGGGCAGGCGGCGACGTGCTGACCCCGCGCGAGGCGGAGGTCCTGGCCCTCGTCGCCGAGGGCGGGAGCAACCGCGACGTGGGTCAGCGGCTCTTCATCAGCACCAAGACGGCGAGCGTGCACGTCTCGAACATCCTCGCCAAGCTCGGCGCGCGCAGCCGTACGGAGGCCGTCTCGATCGCCCGGCGCCGCGGGCTGCTCGACTGA
- a CDS encoding helix-turn-helix domain-containing protein, with protein MTTTDLDRIGGLIRSARKHRGLTQTQLADVLGTSQSAVHRIEAGNQNLSLEMVNRIAAALDAPLISVGQPAPQHLRVQGGVKLNGTIEVRSSKNAAVALLCASLLNRGRTVIRGIARIEEVNRILEVLTSIGVQARWLNGGADLELNRPEELDLAAMDVEAARRTRSVIMFLGPLLHSYADFSLPYAGGCDLGARTIEPHLQVLRRFGLDVVPTEGFYRCTVDATEPARPITLTERGDTVTENALLAAALSPGVTVIRNASPNYMVQDLCVFLTRLGVEIDGIGTTTLQVHGVESINTDVEFAPSEDPIEAMSLITAAIVTQSELTIQRAPIEFLEIELAILEEMGLEFDLGTEYVAANGHTRLVDLTVKPSVLHAPIDKIHPMPFPGLNIDNLPFFAVIAASAEGKTIIHDWVYENRAIYLTELNRLGARVQLLDPHRVIVEGPTRWRGTQVVCPPALRPAVCILLGMLAARGESVLRDVYVINRGYEDLANRLNLLGADIEVFRD; from the coding sequence GTGACCACCACAGACCTCGACCGTATCGGCGGACTGATCAGGAGCGCGCGCAAGCACCGCGGCCTGACCCAGACCCAGCTCGCGGACGTCCTCGGCACCAGTCAGAGCGCCGTGCACCGCATCGAGGCCGGTAACCAGAACCTCAGTCTCGAGATGGTCAACCGCATCGCCGCCGCGCTGGACGCGCCGCTCATCTCGGTCGGCCAGCCCGCGCCCCAGCACCTGCGGGTGCAGGGCGGGGTCAAGCTCAACGGGACCATCGAGGTCCGCAGCTCCAAGAACGCCGCCGTCGCCCTGCTCTGCGCCAGCCTCCTCAACCGGGGCCGGACGGTCATCCGGGGCATCGCGCGCATCGAGGAGGTCAACCGGATCCTCGAGGTGCTGACCAGCATCGGCGTGCAGGCCCGCTGGCTGAACGGCGGCGCCGACCTCGAGCTCAACCGGCCCGAGGAGCTCGACCTGGCGGCCATGGACGTCGAGGCCGCCCGCCGCACGCGCTCAGTGATCATGTTCCTGGGCCCGCTGCTGCACTCGTACGCCGACTTCTCCCTCCCGTACGCCGGCGGCTGCGACCTGGGTGCCCGCACGATCGAGCCCCACCTGCAGGTGCTGCGCCGCTTTGGCCTCGACGTCGTCCCGACCGAGGGCTTCTACCGCTGCACGGTCGACGCCACCGAGCCCGCGCGGCCGATCACGCTGACCGAGCGGGGCGACACCGTCACCGAGAACGCGCTGCTCGCCGCCGCGCTCTCCCCCGGCGTCACGGTCATCCGCAACGCCAGCCCCAACTACATGGTCCAGGACCTCTGCGTCTTCCTGACCCGCCTCGGCGTCGAGATCGACGGCATCGGCACCACCACGCTGCAGGTGCACGGGGTGGAGAGCATCAACACCGACGTGGAGTTCGCGCCGTCGGAGGACCCGATCGAGGCGATGAGCCTGATCACCGCCGCGATCGTCACGCAGTCCGAGCTGACGATCCAGCGCGCGCCGATCGAGTTCCTGGAGATCGAGCTGGCGATCCTCGAGGAGATGGGCCTCGAGTTCGACCTCGGCACCGAGTACGTCGCCGCGAACGGGCACACCCGCCTCGTCGACCTGACGGTCAAGCCGTCGGTCCTGCACGCGCCGATCGACAAGATCCACCCGATGCCGTTCCCCGGGCTTAACATCGACAACCTGCCGTTCTTCGCGGTCATCGCGGCCAGCGCCGAGGGCAAGACGATCATCCACGACTGGGTCTACGAGAACCGGGCGATCTACCTCACCGAGCTCAACCGCCTCGGCGCCCGTGTCCAGCTCCTCGACCCGCACCGCGTGATCGTCGAGGGCCCGACCCGCTGGCGCGGGACCCAGGTCGTCTGCCCGCCCGCGCTGCGCCCGGCCGTCTGCATCCTGCTCGGCATGCTCGCCGCCCGCGGTGAGTCCGTCCTCCGCGACGTGTACGTGATCAACCGCGGCTACGAGGACCTGGCCAACCGCCTCAACCTCCTTGGCGCCGACATCGAGGTCTTCAGAGATTAA
- a CDS encoding putative quinol monooxygenase: MPVVVTAVFHPVPGRKDDLVEALRSTIPAVHAEAGCLLYAIHDADDGTVTMIEKWESAADLEAHASGSAVKPLQAATGELLAEPVRVVTMEPIPVGGSAGTL, translated from the coding sequence GTGCCCGTCGTCGTCACCGCTGTGTTCCACCCCGTCCCCGGCCGCAAGGACGACCTCGTCGAGGCGTTGCGGTCGACGATCCCTGCCGTGCACGCCGAGGCGGGCTGCCTGCTCTACGCCATCCACGACGCGGACGACGGCACGGTCACGATGATCGAGAAGTGGGAGTCGGCCGCCGACCTCGAGGCCCACGCCTCCGGCTCGGCCGTCAAGCCGTTGCAGGCGGCCACGGGCGAGCTCCTGGCGGAGCCGGTCCGCGTGGTGACCATGGAGCCGATCCCGGTCGGTGGCTCCGCCGGGACGCTCTGA
- the pdxY gene encoding pyridoxal kinase PdxY, which yields MTTILSIQSSVAYGHVGNSAATFPLMRMGVEVWPVITVHFSNNTGYPSWRGPLLTADDVREVVRGIDELGVLGECDAVLSGYQGAADSGSAILEAVALVKQRNPAALYCCDPVLGDVGRGFFVAPGIPELMRDAVVPQAQVITPNQFELEFLTGRTVRTFADVVAAAQAARALGPETVLVTSVDVEDAEPGTLDLVVATGAGAWRVTTPRLDGLFQGAGDLTAAVFLARLLQTDDPADAAAWTASVVFGVLDATRRSGRRELELVAAQDELVRPSRRFEAVRLT from the coding sequence ATGACCACGATCCTGTCGATCCAGTCGAGCGTCGCGTACGGCCACGTCGGCAACAGCGCGGCGACGTTCCCGCTGATGCGGATGGGCGTCGAGGTGTGGCCGGTGATCACGGTGCACTTCTCGAACAACACCGGCTACCCCTCGTGGCGCGGGCCGCTCCTGACGGCGGACGACGTCCGCGAGGTGGTGCGGGGGATCGACGAGCTCGGGGTGCTGGGGGAGTGCGACGCGGTGCTCTCGGGCTACCAGGGAGCGGCCGACAGCGGCTCGGCGATCCTCGAGGCCGTGGCGCTGGTCAAGCAGCGCAACCCGGCCGCGCTCTACTGCTGCGACCCGGTCCTCGGGGACGTCGGGCGCGGGTTCTTCGTGGCTCCGGGGATCCCCGAGCTGATGCGTGACGCCGTCGTGCCGCAGGCGCAGGTGATCACGCCGAACCAGTTCGAGCTCGAGTTCCTCACCGGGCGGACGGTACGGACGTTCGCCGACGTCGTCGCGGCGGCCCAGGCGGCTCGCGCGCTCGGGCCGGAGACGGTCCTCGTCACCAGCGTCGACGTCGAGGACGCCGAGCCCGGCACGCTCGACCTGGTCGTCGCGACCGGCGCGGGCGCTTGGCGCGTCACGACGCCGCGCCTCGACGGGCTGTTCCAGGGAGCCGGCGACCTGACCGCGGCCGTGTTCCTGGCGCGCCTGCTGCAGACCGACGACCCCGCCGACGCCGCCGCGTGGACGGCCTCGGTGGTGTTCGGCGTCCTCGACGCGACGCGGCGTTCCGGTCGGCGCGAGCTCGAGCTCGTCGCGGCGCAGGACGAGCTCGTACGCCCGTCGCGCCGCTTCGAGGCCGTACGCCTCACGTAG
- a CDS encoding PGPGW domain-containing protein, with amino-acid sequence MSGWVDEQARPGTPADKSPSPHSQDSTSDLEPPLRAPHEDRWAWRRRIRANPHQLRIYRAVVAAIGLLLVLLGLATGWLPGPGGIPLILGGLAVWASEFRWAHRLMLRLKHALHVYQGWTRRRKIVSWLVFLAACGLIGWGYLAAVGPPTWIPFEVDRVLAVLPGVDIPG; translated from the coding sequence ATGTCCGGCTGGGTCGACGAACAGGCCCGCCCGGGGACCCCTGCCGACAAGAGCCCGTCCCCCCACAGCCAGGACTCGACGTCCGACCTCGAGCCGCCCCTGCGCGCACCGCACGAGGACCGCTGGGCCTGGCGGCGCCGCATCCGCGCCAACCCGCACCAGCTCCGCATCTACCGCGCCGTCGTCGCCGCCATCGGCCTGCTGCTGGTCCTCCTGGGCCTCGCCACCGGCTGGCTCCCCGGCCCCGGCGGCATCCCCCTCATCCTCGGCGGCCTCGCCGTCTGGGCAAGCGAGTTCCGGTGGGCGCACCGGCTGATGCTGCGGCTCAAGCACGCCCTGCACGTCTACCAGGGGTGGACCCGGCGCCGGAAGATCGTCTCCTGGCTCGTCTTCCTCGCCGCGTGCGGCCTGATCGGCTGGGGCTACCTCGCCGCCGTCGGTCCGCCGACGTGGATCCCGTTCGAGGTCGACCGCGTCCTCGCGGTCCTGCCCGGCGTCGACATCCCCGGCTGA
- a CDS encoding glycerophosphodiester phosphodiesterase family protein, translated as MRAAEYAFFDAPFLAFAHRGGAGYAPNVGRENTRHAFAEAVALGYRYLETDVHATADGALLAFHDPLLDRVTDGSGAVASRTSAELVGVRIGGRDPIPTFTELLEAFPTARFNVDAKSEPAVDLLADAIGAHDAYDRVCVSSFSPARLHRLRRRLGPRVPTAVSSRGVVLTRFAPWLTRVLDSPAPALQVPLFTRIGGRTVRITTPAFVRAAHRRGKQVHVWTVDDQPTLERLVDLGVDGVFTDRPDTLKTVLLERGLWS; from the coding sequence GTGCGCGCCGCCGAGTACGCCTTCTTCGACGCACCGTTCCTGGCCTTCGCCCATCGCGGGGGCGCCGGGTACGCCCCGAACGTCGGCCGGGAGAACACCCGCCACGCCTTCGCCGAGGCCGTCGCGCTCGGCTACCGCTACCTGGAGACCGACGTCCACGCCACCGCCGACGGCGCGCTGCTCGCGTTCCACGACCCGCTGCTCGACCGCGTCACGGACGGCTCCGGCGCCGTCGCGAGTCGCACCAGCGCCGAGCTCGTCGGAGTCCGGATCGGTGGGCGCGACCCAATCCCCACGTTCACCGAGCTGCTCGAGGCGTTCCCCACCGCGCGCTTCAACGTCGACGCCAAGTCGGAGCCGGCCGTCGACCTGCTGGCCGACGCGATCGGCGCCCACGACGCGTACGACCGGGTGTGCGTGAGCTCGTTCTCGCCCGCCCGGCTGCACCGGCTGCGCCGCCGGCTCGGCCCCCGCGTGCCCACCGCCGTCAGCTCGCGTGGGGTGGTCCTCACCCGCTTCGCCCCGTGGCTGACCCGGGTTCTCGACTCACCCGCGCCCGCGCTGCAGGTGCCGCTGTTCACTCGGATCGGGGGCCGTACGGTCCGCATCACCACCCCTGCCTTCGTCCGCGCCGCCCACCGGCGCGGCAAGCAGGTGCACGTGTGGACGGTCGACGACCAGCCGACGCTCGAGCGCCTGGTCGACCTCGGCGTGGACGGCGTCTTCACCGACCGGCCGGACACGCTCAAGACGGTCCTGCTCGAGCGCGGGCTCTGGTCGTGA
- a CDS encoding universal stress protein, whose translation MNILVGYIPSPEGLAAIDWAIAEAQEHRASLFVLNTGKDGNYADPQFATAEDIDALDAQLAASGLEHTMLRPTDGVDAADSLLTAAAQNDADLIVIGLRRRSPVGKLITGSTAQAVLLGADCPVVGVKAAKG comes from the coding sequence ATGAACATCCTCGTGGGCTACATCCCCTCGCCCGAAGGCCTCGCCGCCATCGACTGGGCCATCGCCGAGGCGCAGGAGCACCGCGCCTCGCTCTTCGTGCTGAACACGGGCAAGGACGGCAACTACGCCGACCCCCAGTTCGCCACGGCCGAGGACATCGACGCGCTCGACGCCCAGCTCGCCGCCTCCGGCCTGGAGCACACGATGCTCCGGCCCACGGACGGGGTCGACGCGGCCGACAGCCTGCTGACCGCCGCCGCGCAGAACGACGCGGACCTCATCGTCATCGGCCTGCGCCGCCGGTCCCCCGTCGGCAAGCTCATCACCGGCAGCACCGCGCAGGCCGTCCTGCTCGGCGCCGACTGCCCGGTCGTCGGGGTCAAGGCCGCCAAGGGCTGA